In bacterium, the sequence CTTTTCAATGGATACCGGATACTCAATGTGGATACCGCCTTATAAAAAAAGATGTGATTGAAAAAGTAAAACTTATAACATCCCATTATGAAACAGAATCAGAACTCTTGATTAAAGCATCGTGGAAGGGATTTAGAATAGTTTCTGTTCCGATTACAACCGTTTATAGAGATGAAAAGAGCAAAATTAAACCAGGCAGAGATACATTAAGATTTTTTAAAATGATTTTAGTAATAATTTTCCCGCAATTATCAAAGTAAAATTATGGAAGAAAAAATAAATTTTGAGATTTTAAGAAAACAGATGGTTGAAACACAACTTATTCCACGCGGTATAAAAGACAGAAAAGTTATTGATGCTTTTTTAAAAGTACCAAGAGAAAAATTTGTCCCTGACGATATAAAGAAATTTGCCTATGATGATACTCCACTTCCTATTGGAGAAGGACAAACAATAAGTCAGCCATACATTGTTGCTCTTATGACATCCTTACTTGAAGTTAAAGATGGCGAAAAAATACTTGAAATAGGTACAGGCAGTGGCTATCAAACAGCAATTTTATGTGAAATTGGTTGTGATGTATATTCAGTTGAGAAAATTCCAGCACTTGCAATGAGAGCAAAAAACATATTACAGCAATTAAATTATAAAGTTAAAATAACAATAGGAGACGGAACATTGGGTTGGGAAGAATATGCTCCGTATGATGGAATAATTGTAACAGCGGGTGGACCTAAAATTCCAGAAGCATTACTTTCACAGTTAAATGAAAATGGAAAACTTGTTATGCCAGTTGGAGATATTTTTTCACAGGATCTTATAAGAGTAAAAAAATCAAAAGGCAAATTTATTAAAGAAAACTTTGGTGCCTGTCAGTTTGTTCCTCTAAAAGGGGAAAATGGCTGGCAGGAATAATTAAAAAGAGGCACAAGAAGAAATCCATTGTAAATTTAAAATTAAAAACGAAAAATGTAAAA encodes:
- a CDS encoding protein-L-isoaspartate(D-aspartate) O-methyltransferase, with product MNFEILRKQMVETQLIPRGIKDRKVIDAFLKVPREKFVPDDIKKFAYDDTPLPIGEGQTISQPYIVALMTSLLEVKDGEKILEIGTGSGYQTAILCEIGCDVYSVEKIPALAMRAKNILQQLNYKVKITIGDGTLGWEEYAPYDGIIVTAGGPKIPEALLSQLNENGKLVMPVGDIFSQDLIRVKKSKGKFIKENFGACQFVPLKGENGWQE